In Aerococcus loyolae, a genomic segment contains:
- a CDS encoding YkvI family membrane protein, with product MKSGRFMRLITIALAYVGVIVGAGFASGQEAFQYYVAFGREGIFALILSCFFFAMGGYLLLVYGFRYSAEDHRIVFDKISSPIIAKLIDLAINLSLFLIGFVMIAGAGTNLKLIFSLPTWVGSILLTVLLILTAFLDTTKVTQLIGAITPFVLILIIGASIYTLMASPIPFSEALDLAQKAETSLPNWWVSAINYTSLGIMTCVSMAIVIGGNQESSFEAGLGGILGGLVTTILQAAAYVTIVGNIQRLDTNEMPMLMVLDDIHPLLGAVMGVVVFGMIFNTAIGMFYPLAKRFSYNQPQRVPKLMIPMVLVGLGLSAFGFTRLVSYVYPFIGYLGVFVFLLLLVQFIRHRDDILHGKVDLDQSKD from the coding sequence ATGAAGTCAGGACGTTTTATGCGTTTAATTACCATTGCCTTGGCTTATGTCGGGGTGATTGTCGGAGCCGGATTTGCTAGTGGGCAAGAAGCCTTTCAATATTATGTTGCCTTTGGTCGTGAAGGGATTTTTGCTTTAATCTTGTCTTGCTTTTTCTTTGCCATGGGCGGCTATTTACTTTTAGTCTATGGTTTTCGTTATTCAGCTGAGGACCACCGCATTGTTTTTGACAAAATCTCTAGTCCTATCATTGCTAAATTGATTGACCTTGCTATCAATTTATCCTTATTTTTAATTGGTTTTGTGATGATTGCCGGAGCGGGGACTAACTTAAAGCTGATTTTCTCCTTGCCCACCTGGGTAGGTAGCATCTTATTGACAGTATTACTAATTTTAACCGCCTTTTTAGATACCACCAAGGTCACCCAATTAATTGGTGCCATCACGCCCTTTGTTTTAATCTTAATAATAGGGGCTTCAATCTATACCCTGATGGCTTCCCCTATCCCCTTCTCTGAAGCCTTGGACCTGGCCCAAAAAGCAGAAACCTCCCTGCCAAATTGGTGGGTATCTGCCATTAATTATACTTCACTAGGGATCATGACCTGCGTTTCCATGGCTATTGTGATTGGGGGCAACCAAGAATCTTCCTTTGAAGCAGGTCTAGGCGGCATACTCGGCGGACTCGTAACAACAATCTTACAAGCAGCGGCTTATGTTACCATTGTAGGTAATATTCAACGCCTGGATACTAATGAAATGCCCATGCTTATGGTCCTCGATGATATCCATCCCCTACTGGGCGCTGTTATGGGTGTGGTAGTCTTTGGGATGATCTTCAATACCGCTATCGGCATGTTTTATCCTTTAGCCAAACGCTTCTCCTATAACCAACCTCAGCGGGTCCCCAAGCTAATGATTCCAATGGTTCTAGTGGGACTGGGACTTTCTGCTTTCGGATTTACTCGTTTGGTCTCCTATGTTTATCCTTTTATCGGTTACTTGGGTGTTTTCGTTTTCTTGCTCCTCCTAGTTCAATTTATCCGTCACCGGGACGATATTCTTCACGGAAAAGTCGATTTAGATCAGTCTAAAGACTAA
- a CDS encoding ABC transporter permease, which translates to MFLAYKEIMHSKARYLLITGLLFLIAYLVFFLTGLSYGLAQDNRLAVDAWSADQIVLASDSNHVLGKSNFEADLANEITADQKALFSEMPGVVKLDEEGEKINVAFFGIQGDEFLKPDIIAGKMFDAPGQGVVDISMKDQYGLEIGDSLQVANMDHPIKVVGFTKNQRFSVAPVVFTSLEDLKEIRYSGLGQLPVKDFINAIVIRGQASQVPEDLEAISIEDFIQDIPGYRAQVVTFNFMIGFLIVIAAVVVGIFIYVLTMQKAPIFGVMKAQGIATSYIAKSVLGQSFLLASLGVAFALLVTLASAYLLPEAVPFALTWEYFILVGLLIIIAAVMAALFSVRAIAKVDPLEAMA; encoded by the coding sequence ATGTTTTTAGCTTATAAAGAAATTATGCATAGCAAGGCCCGTTACTTATTAATTACGGGGCTCTTGTTTTTAATTGCTTACTTGGTTTTCTTTTTAACAGGTTTGTCATATGGGCTGGCCCAAGATAACCGTCTAGCCGTGGATGCTTGGTCAGCTGATCAAATTGTATTGGCTAGTGACAGTAACCATGTCTTGGGAAAATCAAATTTTGAAGCAGACTTAGCCAATGAAATTACTGCCGACCAAAAGGCTCTCTTTTCGGAAATGCCGGGAGTGGTCAAATTGGATGAGGAGGGTGAGAAGATCAATGTTGCCTTCTTTGGGATCCAAGGGGATGAGTTTCTCAAACCGGATATTATTGCTGGAAAGATGTTTGATGCTCCCGGACAAGGAGTTGTTGATATCAGTATGAAGGACCAATATGGTTTGGAAATAGGTGATAGTCTGCAAGTGGCCAATATGGACCACCCCATAAAAGTGGTTGGCTTTACTAAAAATCAACGTTTTTCCGTGGCGCCAGTTGTTTTTACCAGCTTGGAAGACCTTAAAGAAATTCGCTACAGTGGGCTCGGGCAACTACCGGTGAAAGATTTTATCAATGCCATCGTGATCCGTGGTCAAGCAAGTCAAGTCCCTGAGGATTTGGAGGCCATTAGTATTGAAGACTTTATCCAAGATATTCCTGGTTACCGGGCTCAGGTAGTGACCTTTAACTTTATGATTGGTTTTCTGATTGTGATTGCAGCTGTGGTGGTTGGTATATTTATCTATGTTCTAACCATGCAAAAGGCGCCCATCTTTGGCGTTATGAAGGCCCAAGGCATTGCAACCAGCTATATTGCTAAGTCGGTTCTTGGTCAAAGTTTCCTCTTGGCCAGTCTTGGGGTAGCCTTCGCCTTACTAGTAACTTTGGCTTCTGCTTATCTATTACCAGAAGCGGTTCCCTTTGCTTTAACTTGGGAGTATTTCATTCTAGTGGGCCTTTTAATCATTATTGCAGCGGTTATGGCGGCCTTATTCTCGGTCAGAGCCATTGCTAAGGTTGACCCTCTCGAAGCTATGGCCTAA
- a CDS encoding IS30 family transposase, translating to MKHSNTKPRSYTHLSAEKRGIIQAMHQEGHKQKEIADAVGVNQCTISRELKRGKTRQMNYDHTYVDVYLAETGSRVYKDNRSNSKARGALYGKSNFIKAFEEALLTPKEDRIFSVDTFIHDYRRKHPLERVPCTKTMYKYINLGLLNVRNIDLPMKTRIRPRKQPSEPRGTNKKVFGKSIDQRCPDVLSREEFGHWELDLVIGKKTKGEPCLITLVERKTRKFLTKKTWKWDADSIVKSVKKVILKEGQACFKTLTTDNGSEFSKLSQLEYALKDLEVFFAHAYSAWEKGSNERHNRMLREFLPKGTSFKKLTYQELAHYTNTINNRFRKVLDYQTPNDCYNLEVAKLQETLKEAG from the coding sequence ATGAAACATTCTAACACGAAACCTAGATCATATACACACCTTTCTGCAGAAAAACGCGGAATTATCCAAGCAATGCACCAAGAAGGACATAAACAGAAAGAGATTGCTGACGCCGTTGGCGTCAATCAATGCACCATATCTCGTGAACTAAAACGTGGAAAAACACGTCAAATGAACTATGATCATACCTACGTTGATGTCTATCTTGCAGAAACTGGCTCGCGTGTTTATAAAGATAATCGGTCAAATTCTAAAGCCAGAGGCGCTTTGTATGGAAAATCTAACTTCATTAAAGCCTTTGAGGAAGCCTTACTGACACCTAAAGAAGACCGTATTTTCAGTGTTGATACGTTTATTCATGATTACCGCAGAAAACACCCTTTAGAAAGAGTTCCTTGCACCAAAACCATGTATAAATATATCAATCTTGGTTTATTAAATGTGAGGAATATTGATCTTCCTATGAAAACAAGGATTCGTCCAAGAAAACAACCTAGTGAACCGCGTGGGACGAATAAAAAGGTATTTGGAAAAAGCATTGATCAGCGATGCCCAGACGTCCTTTCAAGAGAAGAATTTGGTCACTGGGAGCTTGACCTCGTGATAGGAAAGAAGACTAAAGGAGAGCCATGTCTTATTACTCTAGTTGAACGGAAAACGCGAAAATTCCTCACCAAGAAGACTTGGAAGTGGGATGCAGATTCCATTGTAAAATCGGTTAAAAAGGTGATTCTTAAAGAGGGTCAAGCGTGTTTTAAAACCTTAACGACCGATAACGGCAGTGAATTTTCTAAACTATCTCAGCTTGAGTATGCTCTGAAGGATTTGGAAGTCTTTTTCGCCCATGCCTATTCAGCTTGGGAAAAAGGCAGTAATGAGAGACATAATCGCATGTTAAGAGAATTCTTGCCCAAAGGGACAAGCTTTAAAAAGCTGACATACCAGGAACTCGCACACTATACGAATACAATAAATAATCGCTTTAGAAAGGTCTTAGATTATCAAACCCCTAACGACTGTTATAACCTAGAAGTTGCGAAACTTCAGGAAACGCTTAAAGAAGCAGGCTAA
- a CDS encoding cation:proton antiporter — translation MLLLSFAYIFILGLLVERLCQSLRIPSLVGYLFLGILLGPYALNLLDPTILDLSADLRQVALIIILTRAGLSLDIRGLIKVGRPALLMCFLPATFEMIATSLLAPKILGISQADALVLGAVLGAVSPAVVVPKMLKLIDEGYGTEKQIPQIILAGSSADDIYVLVLFSSFLSVAQGGSFQVTQLLTIPLSIIIGLIVGGLLGTGLNSLFGRFDFSTAKQLILLLSLSFVLVSVEKILPAIPFSGILAVMAMGLMINRLDSEKAVDLGQYYNKLWIPGEILLFVLVGASVNISYAFQAGWKPVLLIALVLIFRSIGVLLSLAKTHLNLKERLFSVLAYLPKATVQAAIGGVPLAMGLGSGEIILTVSVLAILITAPLGAFGIDLTYQRLLEKEIK, via the coding sequence ATGTTATTATTAAGTTTTGCCTATATTTTTATTTTAGGCTTGTTAGTCGAACGACTGTGTCAGTCTTTACGTATTCCTAGCCTAGTGGGGTATCTCTTTTTAGGGATCTTACTAGGGCCCTATGCTTTAAATTTATTGGATCCCACTATTTTAGATTTATCTGCTGATTTGAGACAGGTGGCTTTGATTATTATTCTGACTCGGGCAGGTTTGTCCTTAGATATCCGTGGCCTGATTAAGGTGGGTAGGCCCGCACTTTTGATGTGCTTTTTACCGGCAACTTTTGAAATGATCGCTACCAGTCTTTTGGCGCCGAAAATTTTAGGAATTAGTCAGGCTGATGCCCTAGTCCTGGGGGCGGTACTCGGAGCGGTTTCCCCAGCGGTTGTGGTTCCTAAAATGTTAAAACTGATTGATGAAGGCTATGGGACTGAAAAGCAAATCCCACAAATTATCCTAGCCGGGTCGTCAGCTGATGATATTTATGTCTTGGTTCTCTTTTCTTCCTTCTTATCTGTCGCTCAAGGGGGAAGTTTCCAAGTTACCCAACTTCTGACTATCCCGCTTTCCATTATTATAGGGCTCATAGTCGGTGGGCTTTTGGGTACTGGCTTAAATAGCCTCTTTGGCCGCTTCGACTTTAGCACTGCCAAGCAGTTAATTTTACTCTTATCCCTATCCTTTGTCTTGGTATCGGTGGAGAAAATCCTGCCAGCTATCCCATTCTCAGGAATATTAGCGGTAATGGCCATGGGACTCATGATTAATCGTCTCGATTCAGAAAAGGCGGTCGATCTCGGCCAATACTATAATAAATTATGGATCCCTGGTGAGATTTTGCTCTTTGTCTTAGTGGGCGCTTCTGTCAATATTTCCTATGCCTTTCAAGCAGGTTGGAAACCGGTCCTCTTAATTGCTCTAGTCTTAATCTTCCGGTCAATAGGGGTTTTATTATCCCTAGCCAAGACTCATTTAAATCTAAAAGAACGCCTATTTTCAGTGCTTGCCTACCTGCCTAAAGCAACCGTTCAGGCAGCAATCGGTGGCGTTCCTTTGGCGATGGGACTAGGATCCGGTGAAATTATATTAACGGTTTCGGTACTGGCCATCTTAATTACTGCACCCCTAGGGGCATTTGGAATTGACCTGACCTACCAAAGACTCTTAGAAAAAGAAATCAAATAA
- a CDS encoding ABC transporter ATP-binding protein: MRVKDVILENKGKEILAFSAKLIEAVLELMVPYVMADLINKGINPGNTTYIWQRGLLLVLLPFLGYCFALVCQWYASVTMQTVGTRLRSALFDQVNHLTLNQLNQVGADSLVTRVTNDTNNIQEAVARALRLASRSPVIVIGSIIMAYLISPQLSPIFIIAGLILGLAFTGITLNSNRRYQGIQHGLDRLSQVVRENLNGIRVIRAFVNQKTEIHRFQEGNDHLVDQQIRVGQVQALATPISLSVVNIAIGLILYFGGRLVNNAYLMQGEIIALTSYMTSIFLALSVLVRLLVVLSRGFASARRIDDFLALPVASEEPSNLESNRQTDLAQSTEPLEITFDQVNFSYSDRPLLKDLSFHIQAGEFIGIIGGTAAGKTSLVNLILAFNQKQSGDIMINGQAIESLSLKGLRQAIALVPQKAVLFKGSLRDNLKMDQPDISDADLWQALEDAQAADFIRQAQGLDTPVDQGGMNFSGGQRQRLTIARALAQPSRAIILDDAVSALDFATEGRLRQVLLEKEQTLIMVSQRISSILHADKILVLDHGELVGYASHEELLATCPTYQKIYASQYPKSNGKGEA; this comes from the coding sequence ATGCGAGTTAAAGATGTGATATTAGAAAATAAGGGAAAAGAGATACTAGCTTTTTCCGCCAAGCTAATTGAAGCCGTCCTGGAGCTAATGGTCCCCTATGTTATGGCTGATTTGATCAATAAGGGGATTAATCCAGGGAATACGACTTATATTTGGCAGCGGGGCTTGCTTTTAGTGCTTTTGCCATTCTTAGGTTATTGTTTTGCCTTGGTTTGTCAGTGGTACGCTTCAGTGACTATGCAAACAGTAGGAACTCGGTTAAGGTCGGCACTCTTTGACCAAGTTAACCATTTGACCCTAAATCAGCTCAACCAAGTGGGAGCGGATTCCTTAGTTACCCGGGTAACTAATGACACCAATAATATTCAAGAAGCAGTGGCTAGAGCGTTACGGCTAGCCTCGCGTTCACCGGTGATTGTCATCGGGTCCATTATTATGGCTTATCTGATTAGCCCCCAATTATCTCCTATTTTTATTATTGCTGGCCTTATTTTGGGCCTAGCTTTTACAGGGATTACTCTCAATTCAAACCGCCGTTATCAAGGCATCCAGCATGGCTTAGACCGCTTGAGCCAGGTGGTTCGCGAAAATCTTAATGGGATTCGAGTCATTCGCGCCTTTGTTAACCAGAAAACAGAGATCCATCGCTTCCAGGAGGGAAATGATCACTTAGTCGATCAACAAATTCGAGTGGGCCAGGTTCAAGCTCTAGCTACACCGATTTCTTTATCAGTAGTTAATATCGCTATCGGACTGATCCTCTATTTTGGGGGCCGCTTAGTGAACAATGCTTACCTCATGCAGGGGGAGATTATTGCTTTAACTTCTTATATGACCAGTATCTTTTTAGCCTTGAGTGTTTTAGTGCGCTTATTAGTGGTCTTAAGTCGGGGCTTTGCCTCAGCCCGCCGGATTGATGACTTTTTAGCCTTACCAGTGGCCAGTGAAGAACCATCTAACCTAGAGTCAAACAGGCAAACCGACCTGGCACAATCCACAGAGCCTTTAGAAATCACTTTTGACCAGGTGAATTTTTCTTACAGTGACCGACCCCTCTTAAAAGACCTTAGCTTTCACATTCAAGCGGGTGAATTTATCGGTATTATTGGGGGGACTGCAGCGGGCAAAACCAGCTTGGTTAACTTGATCTTAGCCTTCAACCAAAAGCAAAGTGGGGATATTATGATTAACGGTCAAGCCATTGAAAGTCTCTCCCTAAAAGGCTTACGCCAAGCCATTGCTCTAGTTCCCCAAAAGGCAGTCCTCTTCAAGGGAAGCTTGCGAGATAACTTAAAGATGGACCAGCCAGATATCTCGGATGCTGACTTGTGGCAGGCTTTGGAAGATGCTCAAGCGGCTGACTTTATCAGGCAGGCTCAGGGGCTAGATACCCCGGTTGACCAAGGCGGAATGAATTTTTCTGGAGGTCAACGGCAAAGGCTAACTATTGCCCGGGCCCTGGCCCAACCGAGTCGGGCGATTATTTTAGATGATGCGGTGTCGGCCCTAGACTTTGCGACTGAAGGGCGCTTACGGCAAGTGCTTCTGGAAAAAGAACAGACCCTCATTATGGTTTCCCAACGGATTTCCTCAATCTTACATGCCGATAAAATATTAGTCTTAGACCACGGGGAATTAGTCGGCTATGCTAGTCATGAAGAGCTATTAGCGACTTGTCCTACTTACCAAAAAATATATGCCAGCCAATATCCAAAAAGTAACGGAAAGGGGGAAGCCTAG
- a CDS encoding folate family ECF transporter S component, translated as MFRKWLPLDVASSRVITGMGLLMALNLLLNQFRLVLGPTLEISFAFIPLAIMGAFYGPIYAGIGAGLCDVIGFVLSPSGFFFPGFTFNAVLAGLIYGFVLFRQGYNLKRILIAKVMTTVSISLFLTPLWLNMMYQSGLFAWARIIRTAVLFPVDLFLLIIIFKMIERSRAVKNMRSQSAH; from the coding sequence ATGTTTAGAAAATGGTTACCTTTAGATGTCGCCTCATCACGGGTGATTACGGGTATGGGTTTATTGATGGCTTTAAACCTCTTACTCAACCAATTCCGTTTAGTTCTAGGGCCAACCCTAGAAATCAGTTTTGCCTTTATACCATTAGCTATTATGGGGGCTTTTTACGGACCTATCTATGCAGGAATTGGCGCCGGTTTATGTGATGTGATTGGTTTTGTTCTGAGTCCAAGTGGCTTCTTCTTTCCTGGCTTTACTTTCAATGCGGTCTTAGCCGGTTTGATTTATGGCTTTGTTCTTTTCCGTCAAGGCTATAACTTGAAACGAATTCTCATCGCTAAAGTCATGACCACGGTATCGATCTCATTATTCTTAACGCCTTTATGGCTCAATATGATGTACCAGTCCGGTTTATTTGCCTGGGCTAGAATCATTCGTACAGCTGTACTATTTCCTGTAGACCTATTTCTTCTGATTATTATTTTCAAGATGATCGAAAGAAGTCGGGCTGTCAAGAACATGCGCAGCCAAAGTGCTCATTAA
- a CDS encoding ABC transporter ATP-binding protein, translating to MKAIELINVSKFFQDGDQTIEALKPTNFSVNDGEFVAIVGPSGSGKSTFLTLSGGLQSPSQGEVRVKGQAFSSLKEKDRAKRRFQEIGFILQASNLIPYLTVKDQLRLVDKIQGHSQAAYAQDLFQELGVDHLLNKYPADLSGGERQRVAIARALYPKPTIILADEPTASLDSQRAFEVVNILDRESKEKNKAIIMVTHDTRLIKHCDRVFEMRDGVLEESR from the coding sequence ATGAAAGCAATCGAATTAATAAATGTCTCTAAATTCTTTCAAGACGGCGATCAAACGATTGAGGCTTTAAAACCAACTAATTTTTCCGTGAATGATGGGGAATTTGTCGCCATTGTGGGCCCTTCAGGTTCTGGAAAATCGACCTTCCTAACCCTTAGTGGAGGCTTACAAAGTCCAAGTCAGGGTGAGGTTAGGGTCAAGGGCCAGGCCTTTTCCAGTTTAAAGGAGAAAGACAGAGCTAAGCGCCGTTTCCAAGAAATTGGCTTTATCTTACAAGCTTCTAACTTAATTCCCTATTTAACGGTTAAAGACCAATTACGCTTAGTCGATAAAATCCAAGGCCACAGTCAAGCCGCCTATGCCCAAGACCTCTTCCAAGAATTGGGAGTAGACCACTTATTAAATAAGTATCCAGCAGACTTGTCAGGCGGAGAACGACAAAGGGTAGCTATCGCTCGGGCTCTCTATCCTAAACCTACCATTATCCTGGCTGACGAACCGACTGCTTCCTTAGATAGTCAAAGGGCTTTTGAAGTGGTTAATATATTGGATAGAGAGAGTAAGGAGAAAAATAAGGCCATCATTATGGTTACCCATGATACCCGCTTAATCAAACATTGTGACCGGGTTTTTGAAATGCGTGATGGTGTCCTGGAGGAAAGCCGTTAA
- a CDS encoding C1 family peptidase, whose amino-acid sequence MINQELIRQFHEKYHSDPKNSASEHAIREVGINKASVNYQVRQEHDFKFSEETKRGKITNQKQSGRCWMFAALNTARVSTMEKLNLETFEFSQSYTLFWDKLEKANFFLTSIIDTVDEAQDSRLVWHLLQTPCEDGGQWEMFADILKKYGSVPKEVMPETFHSSNTHLLDEVLETKLREFAARLRQMHEAGKSKADLEAKRDEQLYFIYNVLVKALGEVPSQFTYQYRDKDDQFHRIEDITPQEFFQKYTNLEVNDMVSLLNAPTADKPYHKTYTVDYLGSIVEGEPIKYLNVPIEALKDAAIKAIKDGYPVWFGSDVGKMSERELGLMDTKMYRYQDTLGENYTLNKAERLDYSVSLLTHAMVLVGVNLDKEGKPTHWKVENSWGKKVGDEGIFSMSDEWFDEYTFQITVPSRYVDEKLLEEYKQEPVHLKPWDPMGSLAKVH is encoded by the coding sequence ATGATTAATCAAGAATTAATTCGACAATTCCATGAAAAATATCATTCTGACCCTAAAAACAGTGCCAGCGAACACGCCATCCGTGAAGTCGGCATTAACAAGGCCAGCGTCAATTATCAAGTTCGCCAAGAACATGACTTTAAATTTTCCGAAGAAACCAAACGTGGTAAGATCACTAACCAAAAACAAAGTGGTCGATGCTGGATGTTTGCAGCCCTAAATACTGCCCGGGTTTCCACTATGGAAAAATTAAACCTAGAAACTTTTGAATTTTCCCAATCTTATACCCTATTCTGGGATAAGTTAGAGAAGGCTAATTTCTTCTTAACCAGTATCATTGATACCGTGGATGAAGCCCAAGACTCTCGCTTAGTTTGGCATTTACTCCAAACACCATGTGAAGATGGGGGCCAATGGGAGATGTTTGCGGATATCTTGAAGAAATATGGTTCAGTGCCAAAAGAAGTCATGCCTGAAACCTTCCATTCTTCCAACACCCATCTCTTGGATGAAGTCTTAGAAACCAAGCTCCGTGAATTTGCGGCTCGTTTACGTCAAATGCATGAAGCCGGTAAATCAAAAGCAGACTTAGAGGCAAAACGCGATGAACAACTTTACTTTATCTATAATGTCTTAGTAAAGGCCTTAGGGGAAGTGCCAAGTCAATTTACCTACCAATACCGTGACAAGGATGACCAATTCCACCGGATTGAAGACATTACCCCACAAGAATTCTTCCAAAAATATACTAATCTCGAAGTGAACGACATGGTTAGCCTTTTAAATGCACCAACTGCTGATAAACCATACCATAAGACATACACAGTGGATTATTTAGGATCAATCGTTGAAGGTGAACCGATTAAGTATCTCAACGTCCCAATTGAAGCCCTTAAAGATGCTGCCATTAAAGCCATTAAAGACGGCTATCCAGTTTGGTTTGGTTCAGATGTTGGTAAAATGAGTGAACGTGAACTTGGGTTAATGGATACCAAGATGTACCGCTACCAAGATACCTTGGGTGAAAACTATACCTTAAATAAGGCAGAACGCCTTGACTATAGTGTCAGTCTCCTAACCCATGCCATGGTTTTAGTAGGGGTTAACTTGGATAAAGAAGGCAAGCCTACCCATTGGAAAGTCGAAAACTCCTGGGGTAAAAAGGTCGGCGATGAAGGAATCTTCTCCATGTCCGATGAATGGTTCGATGAATACACCTTCCAAATCACCGTACCTAGTCGCTATGTTGATGAAAAATTATTAGAAGAATATAAACAAGAACCTGTTCACCTAAAACCTTGGGATCCAATGGGCTCTTTGGCTAAAGTTCATTAG
- a CDS encoding YebC/PmpR family DNA-binding transcriptional regulator yields MSGHNKWSKIKNTKGAEDAKRAKIFQKLSREIYTAVKQGGPDADANPSLRMVMDKAKAANMPKTNIERAIDKGSNTAGGEDYDEVTYEGYGPNGIAVFVETLTDNTNRTLTNVRTIFNRNGGSLGESGSVAYMFDRKGYLAIEREDLDVDEETMFMDAIDAGAEDLQTSDEVFEIYTEANDFGAVRDALEEKGYKLATSELTMVPKTMIDLPEDKKATFETLIEKLEDDDDVQNVYYNTELDA; encoded by the coding sequence GTGTCGGGACATAATAAGTGGAGCAAAATTAAAAATACTAAGGGCGCTGAAGACGCAAAACGCGCTAAGATCTTCCAAAAATTATCGCGTGAAATTTATACGGCGGTAAAACAAGGTGGACCAGATGCGGATGCTAACCCATCACTTCGTATGGTTATGGACAAAGCCAAAGCAGCAAACATGCCTAAGACCAACATTGAACGGGCCATTGATAAAGGGAGTAATACCGCTGGTGGCGAAGACTACGATGAAGTCACCTATGAAGGCTACGGTCCTAATGGGATTGCTGTTTTTGTGGAAACCTTAACCGACAATACCAACCGTACCTTAACCAACGTGCGGACCATCTTTAACCGTAACGGCGGTAGCCTAGGTGAAAGTGGTTCAGTGGCGTATATGTTTGACCGCAAAGGCTACCTAGCTATTGAACGTGAAGACTTAGACGTTGATGAAGAAACCATGTTTATGGATGCCATCGACGCAGGGGCTGAAGACTTACAAACCTCTGACGAAGTCTTTGAAATTTATACCGAAGCCAATGACTTTGGAGCCGTTCGTGACGCCTTAGAAGAAAAAGGCTATAAACTCGCCACTTCTGAATTAACCATGGTACCAAAAACCATGATTGACCTCCCAGAGGACAAGAAAGCCACCTTTGAAACCCTTATTGAAAAATTAGAAGACGACGATGACGTCCAAAATGTCTACTACAACACTGAACTAGACGCGTAA